Part of the Labrenzia sp. CE80 genome, TGCGGCCCCGGAGGACTTGAGGCAGGAGTTTCATGGGCTCTGGTCGGCAGCGCTGGACAACATTGCCGACGCCCAGAAAGGCTGGGTGCTGCGCGACTATCATTCGCCGAATCTTCTCTGGCAGGAGGAACGTCAGGGCCTTGACCGGCTTGCTCTGATTGATTTCCAGGACGCGGTGATAGGCCCGGTTGCCTATGACGTTGCGTCCTTGCTGCTGGATGCGCGTGTCGAGGTTCCGGAGGATCTGGAAGCTGCTCTGTTCCAGACCTATGTAGAGGCGAGGAGACAGCAGAACCTGGAGTTTGACGAGGTCGCCTTCAAGGCGGCATATGCGGTGATGGCCGCCCAGAGGGTGACAAAGATCCTCGGGATTTTCGTGCGCTTGGCCCGGCGGGATCACAAGCCGGTGTATCTTGCACATTTGCCACGCATGAATGCCTATCTTGATCGAGCGCTCGATCATCCGGTTCTGTCTGACCTAAAGCTTTGGTATGACAGAAACAGGCCTTGAATTCTCAGGGCGACAAGATTCGGAACAGGTAATGACCGCGACGACCTTCCGTCCTGAAAAGGCAATGATTCTGGCTGCGGGAATCGGCAAGCGCATGCGTCCGATCACGGCGACAACGCCCAAGCCTCTGATCGAAGTGAACGGTCAGGCGCTGATGGACCATGGCATGGACAAGCTTGTGCAGGCTGGCGTGAAGACCTGCGTGGTAAATGTTCATTATCTGGCGGACCTCGTGGAGGTACATGCGCGCCGGCGGACCGATCTCGACATCCTGATTTCGGATGAGAGGGATGAACTTCTGGAGACCGGCGGCGGCATCAAGAAGGCGCTTCCGTTTTTGGGTAATGCGCCGTTTTTCCAGCTGAACGCCGACACCTCCTACTGGATTGAAGGTGTGAAGCCCAATCTTGAGCATATGATTGACGGCTGGGACGACACCCGGATGGATGCGCTTCTGCTCATTGCCGAGACGGTCAAGGCCGTCGGCTATGGCGGTCGGGGTGACTTCGAACTCGGCAAGGATGGGTCACTCCAGCGCAGACAGGAGAGAGGCGTCACGCCTTTCGCCTATGCAGGGGCTGCCATTCTGCATCCGCGGCTCTTCGAGGGCGCTCCGGAAGGGTCTTTTTCGATGAACCGGCTGTTCGACAAAGCGATCGAGGGCGGTCGCCTCTTCGGGGTTCAGATGGAAGGCATCTGGCTTCACATCGGGACGCCGGAAGCGATCGGTGCGGCGGAATACGCCGTTCGCGAAAGCGCAGCCTGATCGATGGAGGCGGCAGGGCGTCCTGGCAATATCTATACGGTTCCACCTTCGGTGCCGTTTCTCAAAACGCTGGCGCGCCACCTCGTAGACGGAACCCTGTGCCCAGGGTTTCGCCCGCTCGATGATCCGCTGCTGCTGTCCACCGCGACTCTCTACCTTCCCACACGGCGCGCCGCCCGTCTTCTGCCGGACATCTTTCAGGAGCTCTTTGGCGGTCGTCCGGTCTTGCTGCCGACCATCCGCCCGGTTGGTGATGTCGACGAAGACGACCAGCTGCTGCGCTCGCAGATCGATGCGGAGCCCTTGCCGCCGGCCATGCCGCTGCTGGAGCGGCATCTAGCCATGACCCGGCTGGTCATGGCCTGGAAAGCAGCTCTGCGTCATGAAGTCCTCAATCTTCATCGCGATGAGCCGCTAGGGGTCCCGGCGTCTGCTGCGGATGCCGCCTGGCTTGCGGGTGATCTGTTGACCCTCATGGATGAGATCGAGACGGAGGAAGCGGACTGGTCCGAGCTTGAAGGTCTCGTTCCGGCCAATCATGCGCGCTATTGGCAGATCACGCTGGATTTCCTCAAGATCGTTCAGCAGGCCTGGCCGGCGTATCTGGCAGAGCAGGGCAAGATCGATCCCAAGGAGCGGCGATCTCTTCTGATCCGCCGCGAGGCTGAACGCCTCGCTGCCCAGCCGCCCAAGGGGCCCGTGATCGTGGCCGGCACCACTGGGTCTGTTCCAGCCACGGCCGCTCTTTTGAAGGTGGTGGCGAACCTTGAACGGGGTGTCATCGTTCTTCCCGGACTAGATCTGGGGATGGATGAACGCTCCTGGATCGCGCTTGGTGGACGCGATGCCAAACCAGTCAAATCGGCTGCTGGACCCTGGAACGCGGCGCAGACGGTTCCCGGGCATCCGCAATACGGCCTGAAGCGCCTGCTAGAGGACCTGAAGATTGCGCGCGCTGATGTGCGGGAGCTCGAAGCAGCTTCCTCAAGTGCGCTGGCAGATCGCGAACGCATTGTTTCAGAAGCCCTGCGGCCCGCAGATACATCTGACGGCTGGATGGGCTTTCTGGAGACATTTGAACAGCCCCGGCGCGCCGAAGCACTTGAAGACGTGGGCCTGATTACGGCTGCGAACGAAGCCGAGGAGGCATTGGCCGTCGCGGTCGCCTTGCGTGAAGCACTGGAGCGCGGCGAAACAGCAGCGCTGGTGTCTCCGGATCGGCTGCTGGCGCGGCGTGTCGCCAACGAACTGGCGCGCTGGCATATCGAGGCCGATGACAGTGCCGGCCGGCCGCTGGATCAGACCCCGCCTGCGATCCTGGCAAGTCTCGCGGCAAGCCTTGCGCTTGATGGCTGTGATCCGATTGATCTTCTGTCACTGCTGAAACACCCGCTGGCTCGCCTTGGTCTGAAGGTGAAAGACATTCGTGCGACGGCACGCGCGCTCGAGCGTGGCGTCCTTAGAGGCCCAAGGGCGCGTCAGGGCACGGGCGGACTTCGCGAGGCCATTCTGGCAAGCCGTGAAGCGGCCGAGGCTGGCCGGACGCCGCCACGGTGGAAGAAGGTTCATGACGCGGACTGGGATGCCATTCTCGATCTGGTCGAGCGTCTGACGCACGCTCTGGAGCCGCTTGAGAAGCTTTCAGAGAGCACCGAGGAAGTGCCTGTCGCGGAGCTGGCCAGGGCACATGCTGATGTGCTGCACCGGATTGGCGTTGATGAGAGCGGTTCCGATGCGGAGCTTTATTCTGGTGAGACCGGCGACGCGCTGGCGCTCTTTCTCACAGGGCTGCTGGAGGCGGATGCCAGCGGTTTTGCCGTGACGCCTGGTGAATGGCCTTCGGTGTTTGCCGCCTTGATGTCAGGTTCGTCCGTGCGGCGAAAGCTGCCGGGTGATCCGCGTATCCAGATCCTGGGCCCCATGGAAGCACGGCTGCAGTCGCCGGATCTGATCATTCTCGGCGGACTGAACGAGGGTGTCTGGCCTCAGCGGACCCGCAACGATCCCTGGCTCAACCGACCCATGAAGGCGGATCTGGGACTGGATCCGCCGGAACGCAGGATCGGTGCTGCCGCGCATGATTTTGCGCAGGGTCTTGGCGCCGGTCGTGTGCTTCTGTCGCGAACGGCGCGCGCTGATGGTGCGCCGACTGTGGCTTCCAGATGGCTGCAGCGGCTCCTGACTTTGGCCGGTCCGGATATCGCGGACGAGATGGGCAGCAGGGGCGACCACTATAGGACCTTGGCCGGTATGCTGGACCGCACAGAGGGAGCTGTGCGCTCTGTCATCCGCCCCGAGCCAAAGCCACCGGTTCCGGCGCGGCCCAGGTCTCTGTCGATCACCGAAATCGAGCGCTTGGTGCGTGATCCCTATTCGATCTTTGCGCGTCATGTACTCGACTTGCAGCCTGTCGACCCTATCGGCGGTGTTCCAGGCGCTGCGGACAAGGGCAATATCATTCACGACGCACTGGCTGAGTTCCTGGAAGGCTGGAGCGGGCCCTATGACGATGCAGCCGTGGCGCAGCTGATCGAGGTTGGCGAGAAACACTTTGCGTCACTGGAAGCCTTTCCGGCAGTCCGCGCCCTGTGGTGGCCACGGTTCAAGCGCATCGCCCGAGGCTTTGTTGCGTTCGAGGCAGCGCGTGCGGAGAAGGTCGAGAAGCGTTTTCTGGAAATCTCCGGTGGCGTCGAGCTTGTCCTGCCCGGTCTCGAGTTCCGGCTAAAAGGGCGCGCCGACCGCATCGATCAGATGACAGACGGCACCATTTCGGTCATCGACTATAAGACCGGTCAGGTGCCCTCGCTCAAGCAGGTTGAAGCGCTTCTAGCGCCGCAGATGCCGCTGGAAGCTGCAATGATCAAGCGCCTGGGCTTCCAGGACGTCCCGGCAACCTTGCCGGTCTCCGACCTTCTCTATGTTCAGCTGAAGGGTGGAAGCGAGCCCGTAATCCCGCAGCCGCGCAATCCGAAGGATACGGATCTGGAAGACCTTGCTGAGGACGCCTGGCAGCGCCTGGAACAGCTCATCGCCCACTATGGCGACGAAGATAACGGGTATCTCTCCCGCGCGCGCGTGATGATGGAGGGCCGTACGGACGGACCCTATGATCACCTTGCGCGCGTGCAGGAATGGTCTGTCGGCGGGGAGGGCGAGGAATGAGCTTTCAGATCCCTGAAGTCACCCGTCAGCGACAGGACCGCGCGTCGAGGCCGACCGCTTCCGCCTGGGTCAGCGCCAACGCGGGGTCCGGCAAGACCTTTGTCCTGTCGCGCCGGGTGGTGCGTCTGCTGCTCGACGGCACGGATCCTTCTCGCCTGCTGTGCCTGACCTTCACCAAGGCTGCTGCCGCTGAAATGGCGACCCGTGTTTACAAGATCCTCGGCGATTGGGTGACCATGAGCGATGAAAAGCTCGCCGCAGAGATCGAGGGGATCGAGGGACGTTTGCCTGACAGGGCCAGGTTGGCACTGGCCAGACGGCTCTTCGCGCGCGCTTTGGAGACCCCGGGTGGTCTGAAGATCCAGACCATTCACGGTTTCTGCGAGGCGCTGCTGCATCAGTTTCCGCTTGAGGCGAATGTTGCTGGTCACTTCACCGTTCTGGACGACCGGATCGCGGGCGAATTGATGTCTGACGCGCGGGCGTCCGTGCTGCAGGAGGCTGAGAACGATCCAGACAGCGATTTCGGGCAGGCGCTGGCGATGTTGATTTCGCTCATGCCGGACGCCACGGCCGAAAAAGCACTCGATGAGTTGATCCGCAACCGTGACGCATTTCGCCGTTGGATCGACGACGAGGGCAGCCTTGATGCAGCGCTCGCAAACCTGGCCGCCGATTTGGGAGTGCCGGTTGGCGAAAGCCTGTCTGACCTGGACGAAAGGTTTCGCGCCGACTGCCTGATCGATGAAAACGCGACCAAGTCCTATGCCGAAGCACTTTCCAGCGGTACGAAAACCGACGTGAGCCGTGCAAATGATCTGATCGCAGCCTGGTCGATGCGAGATGCGGTCGCCTTCAAGGACGCCTGGCTCCCGGTCTTCCTGACGGCAAAGCTGGAAGCGCGTAAATCTCTCGCGACCAAGAAGATCGCGGAAGCGTTCCCCATTGTGGTCGAGCAGTTGGAGGCCGAACAGGCACGTTTGCTGGCGCTTCTGGAACAGCGCGCATCCTTTGTGACCTTTGAAGGCACGCGTGCGTTGCTGCGCCTCGCTTACGCGGTCATCGAGCGCTATGAGAAAGCAAAGGCACGCAAAGGCTTTCTGGATTTCGAAGATCTGGTTGTGCGAACCGCCAATCTTTTGTCGAGATCTGATGCCGCGCAGTGGGTCCAGTACAAGCTGGATCAGGGCCTGGATCATATCCTCGTCGATGAGGCCCAGGATACCAGCCCGCGCCAATGGGAAGTGGTACGCTCGCTGGCGGAAGAGTTTTTCTCTGGTGAGGGCGCACGTGGTCAGGTCCGGACCATTTTTGCTGTGGGCGACGAAAAACAATCGATCTATTCCTTCCAGGGCGCGGTGCCTGCCTATTTCGATGAGATGCGTAGAACCTTCGAAAAGCGATCCGCCGAAGCTGAACGCGAATTTCATTCGGTCGATCTTCAGCTGTCGTTCCGCTCAACGCCGGATGTCCTTGGCGCGGTGGACAAGGTCTTCGCCACGGGCGATGCCCACAAGGGGCTCTCGCGGGAACTCAAAGCCCCTGTTCATGAAGCCATTCGCCGCGATCCCGGCATCGTCGATCTTTGGCCGCTTGAACAGGAAGCCGAGGTTGAAGAGCCTGAAGACTGGCGCATACCCCTCGACCGGGTCGGTTCCGGCAGCCCGATGCTGCGGGTCGCGCGCCGCATCGCCGAAACCATCGCGGCGTGGATGCGTGACGGAACGGCGGGCCCCGGCGATGTGCTTGTCCTTGTGCGCAAACGCGGCCCCTTCGTTGAAGCCCTGAACCGGGAAATGAAATCCCTTGGCGTTCCGGCTGCCGGCAGTGACCGCCTCATTCTGACCGATCATATCGCGGTCAAGGATCTCGCAGCGCTTGGACGGTTCATGTTGCTGCCCGAGGATGATCTTTCCCTGGCCTGCGTATTGAAAAGCCCGCTGATCGATCTGGACGACGATGACCTGATCAGGCTTGTCGACCGTGAAAGGTTGGAGCGCCCGCGCGACGGCACGCTTTGGCAGTCTCTGGTGAAGAAGTCGGACACGAACCCGAAATGGAAACGGGCGCGGGAGCAGCTCGAGCTTTGGCGCTCCCGAGCTGACTTCATGCCGCCCTATGAATTCTACGCCAGAATGCTTGCCGGAGATGGCGGGCGCCAGCGATTCCGCAGCCGGTTGGGTGTCGAGGTTGACGACGTTCTCGACGAGTTCCTCGCCCTGACGATGACCTACGAACAAGCCGGAACACCTGGCCTTGAAGGGTTTCTGGCCTGGATGGCGGCGGCCCCCACTGAGATCAAGCGGGAACTGACCAACGCTAAGGGCATGGTCCGCATCATGACCGTCCATGGATCCAAGGGGCTCGAGGCGAAGATCGTCATTCTGGTTGATCCGGGCGGGGCTCCGGTCAGCGCCATTCACGATCCGTCTTTCCTTCCGCGTGCGCGGCAAAGCAACCCCCTGCTGCCTCCGGCTTTGGTCTGGCTACCGACCAGGAACGATCGCACACCCTGGCATGGTGAGGCGATCGATGGTCTCAGGGAAGGGCAGGAGGAAGAATATCGCCGACTGCTCTATGTGGCTTTGACCCGTGCCGAGGATCGGCTGATCGTCTGTGGTTGGGAACCCAAGCGCGGCGCTCATGAAGCCTGCTGGTACAATCTGGTGTCTGCGGCCCTCAAGCCCGGAGCGCGGGAACTGACCGATGAAACGGGGGCCGTTGTTGCCTGGCGTTGGCAGAAATCAAATGCGGCGGAAGCAAGCGCTCAGGCGCCAACCGCCTGCTCTGGCCAGACTGAAGTTCAGGCAGCCTCGGCTCCCGTGATGCCGGACTGGTTGAACCAACGCGCTTCGGCCTATGTGCGCAAGCGACGCATGCAGCCCTCCAAAGCCTTCGAGGAGATGGAGGCTAAGGACGGCGTGGCGCAGGTTCCCGGTTCTTCCCGGCTGGAGGCACGGCGTCAGCCGGCGGCGTGGCCCCTGGAACGCGGGCGCCTGGTTCACAGGCTTCTCGAAGTTCTGCCTGATTTGCCAGCCGCTGAACGCGAGGGGGCCGCCGAGCGGTTCGTCGCTCAATCCCTTGTGGCTGAATGTCAGCACTACAAGGAGGCACTCCTCGAAGACGTTTATGCGATCCTCAACGGCGCCGAGTTTGCCCCCTTGTTTGGAGTCAACGCGCGCGCGGAGGTGTCTGTTGTCGGCTCTCTGACGGCTGTCGACGGCATGGAGGTCGCGGTGTCAGGACAGATCGACAGGCTTGTGGTGGAGCCCGACAGGGTTCTGATCGTCGACTACAAGACCAATCTCATGCCTCCCGAATCCTCTGCTGCCGTCCCCCTGGAGTACTTGGCCCAGCTCAGCGTATATCGCGGGTTGTTGCTGAGCATCTATCCGGGCAGGAAGATCGAGGCTGCGCTGCTCTGGACCGCTACACCGTCCATGATGTTGATTCCGGAAGCGCTTCTGGACGACACGTTAAAGGGGCTTGCGAGCGAGGTGGGCAGCGCTTGACGGACGGGGGTTCGCTACCTACGTTCGGTCCAACGCGTCACGGTGCTTTTGTGGATTCTGTCTGCACCGGACTGAACTATGAAAGAGATATAACATGGCTACCAACACGATCACCGATGCCAGCTTTGAAAACGATGTGCTGAACTCTTCCGAGCCGGTCGTTGTGGACTTTTGGGCGGAATGGTGCGGCCCTTGTAAGATGATCGCACCGGCGCTTGAGGAAATCTCCGAAGAGATGGCAGGTCAGGTGAAAATCACCAAGATCAACATCGATGAGAACCAGGACGCAGCCATGAAGTATGGCGTTCGCTCCATCCCGATGCTGATCCTCTTCAAGGACGGTGAGCCGATGGCAACCCAAGTGGGCGCCGCTCCAAAGGGCAAGCTTGCCGACTGGATCAAGAGCGCACTCTGATCTTCGACGAAATACAGGTCGGTTCTGTCTGAAAACGTCAGAACTGGCCTGCAAAAACTTGACGGTTCGGAGCGGGTGTGCTGAGAGCATGTCCGCCCGAATTTTATGTGAAACCAGCATTCCAACGGACCAAAAATGAGCGACGAGAACAAGACCCCTGCCGATCAGGAGCCTGAGCTTGCAACGGACGCTGGCAAACCCGCAGCTGAAGCAGACACAGCTGCCTCCGACGAGATGGCAGTTGATCCGGTTGAAGCCTTGATGGCTGAAAACGCAGAGCTCAAGGACCGGGCGCTGCGGACCATGGCTGAAATGGAAAACCTGCGCCGCCGCACCGAGAAGGAAATCAAGGATGCGCGTCAGTATGCTGTAACCGGCTTTGCACGCGACCTTCTCTCCGTTTCCGACAACCTGCGCCGCGCGCTGGACTCTCTTCCTGAGGAAGCGCGCCAGTCCGCAGACGCCGGTCTTGCTGCCCTGATCGAGGGCGTCGAGATGACCGAGCGGGATCTTCTGAACCAGCTTGATAAAAATGGCGTCAAGAAGCTTGAGCCGGAAGGTCAGAAGTTTGACCCGAACTTCCATCAGGCGATGTTCGAGGTTCCGAACACGGAAGTCCCGAACAACACCGTGGTCCAGGTCGTTCAGGCCGGATACCAGATCGGTGAGCGGGTATTACGTCCTGCCATGGTTGGTGTTTCCAAAGGCGGGCCGAAAGAAGCCCCGGTCGCTGATGCGGGTGCGGAAGCCGGTCAGACGGTCGACAAAAGCGCCTGACGCCATAAGTCATTACGAGTGCCGGAAGCCGCTCCTCGCACGTCGAGGGGCGGCTTTTTCTTAAAGGGGATGACCATGCTGTTGCAGCTTCTCGATTATCTGGGCGTAGGCGTTTTCGCCGTTGCCGGCAGCATCGTCGCATCGAGAAAGGGCCTCGACTTTATCGCGTTCCTGTTTTTCGCCACGCTCACTGGTATCGGCGGAGGGACGCTGAGAGACCTCTTGCTCGGCGTGCCTGTGTTTTGGATCAAGTCGGACGGCTATCTCATGGTCTGCCTTGCTGTCAGCGTCCTGATGTGGTTTTTCGCCCATATCGTCGAAGGTTTCAGAAAGCCCCTGCGCTGGGCGGATGCTATCGGCACGGCTGCCTACTCGGTGATGGGGGCTGCAAAGGCGCTCAGCATCGGCGATACGGCTTTTGTAGCCGTGGCGATGGGTGTCGCAACGGCGACCTTTGGCGGCGTCCTGCGTGACGTCGTTGCCGGCGAACCCTCGGCCATCGTCAAACAGGAGGTCTACGTCAGTGCAGCCTTCGCTGGCGCGGGCAGCTATGTCGTATTGAATTATCTTGGCCTGGGAAATTGGTATGCGGCAGGCATCGCCGCGCTGCTCGCACTTTGCCTGAGAGGCGGTGCGATCGAATTTGGCTGGTCGCTGCCGAGCTACTCGAAGTCCACGAAAGGGTCGTAACCCCGCTGCCAAGATCAGGCGGCGTTGCGGCCGCTCGGTCCTGGGAGCCCTGGCTTCGTTTCGACCTGTTCCTTGAACTCGCGCAACTCATCCGCTTCCCGGTGCCACTTGTTGGCTTCCCGTCGCTTCACGCGCGCTTCCTTGCGCCACCTTCCCTGCTTGGCCCAAGCTCCTATGCCACCAAGGACAATCCCGAGCCCGAGGCTTGCGAAAACGACCCAGAACAACGGAATGTCGGGGATCGTGAATCTCGGATCCTGCGGATCGAACGGATTGAGCGAGAGTGAGACTGGATGCCGGTTGGCAACCGACAGGGGAACCAGAATGATCGCAACTGCGATGAGGATCGCATATTTGATGAAACGGGTCACATGTGTCTCCCAAGGAGTGGCCTGAAGCTCTTCGCACGGTCTGACATGAACGCCAGCCGCGCTGTTCCGACAACGACAGGAAAATTTCGAAGTCTTCCGAACCTTGTTTAGACCCTAGTCGTCCCCGTGGTCTACTCCGTCATTCAGTCGCACACGCATTTCCTTGCCGGTCTTGAAGAAGGGAACAAATTTTTCTTCGACTTCAACCTTCTGGCCGGTCCGTGGATTGCGACCGACACGTGCAGGGCGGTTCTTAACCGAAAAAGCGCCAAAGCCTCTCAGCTCAACGCGATCACCGCGCATAAGTGCTTCCGTTATTTCATCCAGTATCGCGTTGACGATGTTCTCGACATCGCGCTGGTATAGATGCGGATTTTGCTCGGCAATATGTTGAACCAATTCCGACTTAATCATTGGCCGCCCCCTCGAACTGTTGAATTTTCTTTCGCCGCACCGGGAGCCTGCCAAACGGATACGAGACCGTCAAGCGTAATAGCCGGAGAAATCAGCCATTTAGCGAGGTCCAGCTCATCAATTAGTCCATTCGCGATGCCGTTACCCAGCCCTTGGGTCATTTTGACGGACAGCGGAAGGCCATTGTCGTCCGCTTGAACCGACCAATTCAGGACAGGCAAATCCTCAGCCACGGACTTCTCGGTCTCGAGCCAGGAAATCGCCGATTTCTCCCCGCCAATGGCGTCAATTAGGCCATTTTCCTGAGCCGCATGTCCCGAGTAAATGCTGCCGTTCGCAAGCGCACGGGCCTTTGCAGGGGGAAGATCGCGCCGTTCGGCGACAAGGTCGACGAACCAGTCATAGCTGTCCATGACGAGCGCGTTGAGCACTTCCTTCGCTTCCGGCGATGTTTCGGAATAAAAATCGGGTTCGGCCTTGAGCGGCGAGCTTTTAACTGCATCCATCTCGACGCCAACCATGTCCATCAACTTGGCGATATTGCCGTATTGGAACAAAACACCGATGGAGCCGGTGATCGAATTGTACCGGGCAACGATATGGTCTGACGCCAGAGCGATCATGTAACCGGCCGAAGCGCCGACCGTTCTGATCTCTGCAACGACGGGTTTCTTGTCGGCGAGCTCACGCAGAGCCTCATAGAGCGCCTCGCCGCCGGTTGTGCTGCCGCCAGGAGAATTTATCGAGACAATCACGCCCTTGACCGCGTTGGACTCGCCGATTTTTTCGATCAGCTTGAGTTGCTTGCGGTCTTCCAGGATGACCCCGTCAATGGCGAGCCGAGCAATATGGGAACTGCGTTTGGACATTGAGCCCAAGTCCGTTGCCGCGATGATTGCCCCGATCAGCCCAACTGTGACAATGAGAAAGGTGGCGACACGCCAGAATGTCAGTTTCCGACGCATCTTGCGTCTGTCCACCAGGACGTCTGCATCAAGGCTCATGATGTGCGAGGCTCCGGGTCAGAGAAATTGCTGTTTGTTGGCTACTAGATAGGGTGCACGGGCCTGCAAATGCAATTGCCTTGATGCCGAAAGCACAAAGAAGCTTGCAGCTGTCACTGCCTGGCGTGCCATTTGAGCTCTGCCAGGGTTGTTCACTCGCATCCGAAAGTGTGTGCGCTGGGGCGGCTGTTCGGCCGCCCATTTGAGACATCAGCCTATCGATACGACGGAAAACTCGAACGTCAGATCTTTGCCGGCGAGTGGATGGTTCGCGTCGAGGACGACATTCTCTTCACCGACCTCAACTATGGAAACCGTCATGAGCTGGCCATCCGGGGTCTGAACCTGCAACTGCGTTCCCACTTCAAGTGGAATGTCGGTTGGAAATTGATCGCGCGGCACAGGCTGCGTCGCATTGGGATCTTTGGCGCCATAGGCTTCCACGGAAGGAATGTTGACGGTCTTTTCCTCACCGACTGTCATGCCCGGAAGGGCTTTGTCCAGACCTGGAATGATCTGGCCTGAACCGACGGTGAACTGGAGCGGATCACGGCCTTCGGAACTGTCGAAAACTGTGCCGTCGGAAAGTGTGCCTTTGTAGTGGATGGCAACGCTGTCGCCCGCTTTGACTTCGGTCATGAGCGTGTCTCTCGATGCTGTCTGGCGATTTCTGGAAATCGAGTGAGTGTGGGAGGCCAAGCCTGCGGCAAGTGCTCTCGAGTGTGCCCAAACCTAGCGTCTGGCGTCGAAATGTCAAAGACGTTGGTCACCAGGGAGTGGAAGCTGCAGAATGCAAAAAAGCCCGGCGTTCCCGCCGGGCTTTTCGTGTTTTGCTGAAAAAGGTTCAGCGAAACAGGTCTTACTCGTCGTCGCCAGCCTTGTTCATGGCAGCAGCGAGAATGTCGCCGAGAGACGCACCGGAGTCGGAAGAGCCGTACTGAGCAACAGCTTCCTTCTCTTCTGCGATTTCCAGCGCCTTGATGGACGCGGTAACGCGGCGGGTCTTCTTGTCGAACTGCGTGATGCGCGCATCGAACTTTTCACCAACGGCGAAACGCTCAGGACGCTGATCAGCGCGTTCACGGGACAGGTCTGCACGACGGATGAAGGCCGTCAGGTCGCTGTCTGCGATCTTGACGTTGAGGCCACCGTCGGTGACTTCGATCACTTCACAGGTCACGATCGAGTTCTTGCGGATTTCGCCAGCTGCGCCCGATTCCATCGGATCGCCGCCAAGCTGCTTGATGCCGAGGGAGATACGCTCCTTGTCGACGTCCACATCGAGCACCACGGCCTTGACCATGTCGCCCTTCTTGTACTCTTCGATGACCTGTTCGCCCGGACGGTTCCAGTCGAGGTCGGAGAGGTGAACCATGCCGTCCACGTCGCCGTCGAGGCCGATGAACAGGCCGAATTCGGTCTTGTTCTTGACTTCGCCTTCGACTTCAGTGCCCTGCGGGAACTGTTCAGCGAATGCATCCCATGGGTT contains:
- a CDS encoding peptidylprolyl isomerase yields the protein MTEVKAGDSVAIHYKGTLSDGTVFDSSEGRDPLQFTVGSGQIIPGLDKALPGMTVGEEKTVNIPSVEAYGAKDPNATQPVPRDQFPTDIPLEVGTQLQVQTPDGQLMTVSIVEVGEENVVLDANHPLAGKDLTFEFSVVSIG
- a CDS encoding trimeric intracellular cation channel family protein, which translates into the protein MLLQLLDYLGVGVFAVAGSIVASRKGLDFIAFLFFATLTGIGGGTLRDLLLGVPVFWIKSDGYLMVCLAVSVLMWFFAHIVEGFRKPLRWADAIGTAAYSVMGAAKALSIGDTAFVAVAMGVATATFGGVLRDVVAGEPSAIVKQEVYVSAAFAGAGSYVVLNYLGLGNWYAAGIAALLALCLRGGAIEFGWSLPSYSKSTKGS
- the grpE gene encoding nucleotide exchange factor GrpE codes for the protein MSDENKTPADQEPELATDAGKPAAEADTAASDEMAVDPVEALMAENAELKDRALRTMAEMENLRRRTEKEIKDARQYAVTGFARDLLSVSDNLRRALDSLPEEARQSADAGLAALIEGVEMTERDLLNQLDKNGVKKLEPEGQKFDPNFHQAMFEVPNTEVPNNTVVQVVQAGYQIGERVLRPAMVGVSKGGPKEAPVADAGAEAGQTVDKSA
- the sppA gene encoding signal peptide peptidase SppA, which produces MSLDADVLVDRRKMRRKLTFWRVATFLIVTVGLIGAIIAATDLGSMSKRSSHIARLAIDGVILEDRKQLKLIEKIGESNAVKGVIVSINSPGGSTTGGEALYEALRELADKKPVVAEIRTVGASAGYMIALASDHIVARYNSITGSIGVLFQYGNIAKLMDMVGVEMDAVKSSPLKAEPDFYSETSPEAKEVLNALVMDSYDWFVDLVAERRDLPPAKARALANGSIYSGHAAQENGLIDAIGGEKSAISWLETEKSVAEDLPVLNWSVQADDNGLPLSVKMTQGLGNGIANGLIDELDLAKWLISPAITLDGLVSVWQAPGAAKENSTVRGGGQ
- a CDS encoding integration host factor subunit beta, coding for MIKSELVQHIAEQNPHLYQRDVENIVNAILDEITEALMRGDRVELRGFGAFSVKNRPARVGRNPRTGQKVEVEEKFVPFFKTGKEMRVRLNDGVDHGDD
- a CDS encoding lipopolysaccharide assembly protein LapA domain-containing protein gives rise to the protein MTRFIKYAILIAVAIILVPLSVANRHPVSLSLNPFDPQDPRFTIPDIPLFWVVFASLGLGIVLGGIGAWAKQGRWRKEARVKRREANKWHREADELREFKEQVETKPGLPGPSGRNAA